One genomic segment of Dysosmobacter sp. Marseille-Q4140 includes these proteins:
- a CDS encoding DUF3852 domain-containing protein, producing MKTKKLLFLAATLALLIAVCGSTAFAAEGDVAGAIEETWDAASDQIKTVVDNVVFPALDMILAIAFFVKLGSAYFDYRKGHQFEWAGPAILLACLIFCLTAPKYIWGIVGM from the coding sequence ATGAAAACCAAAAAACTGCTTTTTCTTGCCGCGACATTGGCCCTTCTGATTGCCGTTTGTGGTTCCACTGCCTTCGCGGCGGAGGGCGATGTGGCGGGTGCGATTGAGGAGACATGGGATGCGGCATCTGACCAGATCAAAACGGTCGTCGATAATGTGGTATTTCCTGCGCTGGACATGATTCTCGCAATCGCGTTCTTTGTCAAGCTGGGAAGTGCGTACTTTGATTATCGAAAAGGGCATCAGTTTGAGTGGGCAGGGCCCGCCATCCTGCTGGCCTGCCTGATCTTCTGCTTAACAGCACCAAAATATATCTGGGGGATCGTTGGAATGTGA
- a CDS encoding DUF86 domain-containing protein produces MLPDLQRIQHILDYCRAIEKTVQRYGNSFEIFDQDEDFQRSISFSILQIGELSGGLSEEYRKKTSNRVQWGPIKGMRNMVAHSYGSMDRQIIWETAIVDIPTLKQFCEEQLEE; encoded by the coding sequence ATGCTGCCTGACTTACAGCGTATCCAGCACATTTTGGATTACTGCAGAGCTATTGAGAAGACAGTTCAGCGGTATGGAAACAGCTTTGAGATTTTTGATCAGGATGAGGATTTCCAACGTTCGATTTCGTTCAGCATTCTGCAAATCGGAGAGTTGAGCGGAGGCCTGTCTGAAGAATATCGGAAGAAGACCAGCAACCGTGTTCAATGGGGACCAATCAAAGGAATGCGGAATATGGTGGCACACAGCTATGGCAGCATGGACCGCCAAATCATTTGGGAGACTGCGATTGTGGACATTCCCACCTTAAAACAGTTTTGTGAAGAACAGCTTGAAGAATAA
- a CDS encoding nucleotidyltransferase domain-containing protein, with amino-acid sequence MVYHVDEIRQIVAPIANKYHLKAVYLFGSYARGTATESSDIDLLIDTSGTELKSLFALGALYCDLENALHKPIDLITVSSLEQKTQMQGDLQFRETINQERVSIFDAA; translated from the coding sequence GTGGTCTATCATGTCGATGAAATCCGCCAAATCGTTGCGCCGATTGCAAACAAGTATCACCTGAAGGCGGTCTACCTCTTTGGGTCCTACGCCAGAGGAACTGCCACGGAGAGCAGCGATATTGACTTGCTGATTGATACCTCCGGTACCGAGCTAAAGAGCCTGTTTGCACTGGGGGCGCTATACTGTGATCTGGAAAATGCGCTGCATAAGCCCATTGATCTCATTACAGTCAGTTCCCTGGAACAAAAGACTCAAATGCAGGGTGACCTGCAATTCCGGGAGACCATCAATCAGGAAAGGGTGAGTATATTCGATGCTGCCTGA
- a CDS encoding CAP domain-containing protein — protein MKNRGKNIGLLLTGMAAGAALCGGAYAAGIVAQPTWQPIFVDGQQVEMEAYNINGNNYVKLRDIGKEVGFNVYWQNGVQVDSDADYTGEPPTSPEPAAPDAASANTKDLDTVKQEIVDLTNVLRKEHGLDALGTDDLLMQAAQVRAEEMAATGCYSHVRPDGTKYYTVTDCSQTTENIHRINQEWLTAIGKTLAEAAVDDWAASQGHLDHMLSDTVYMVGVGIAEGTNAAGEPCWYCVQEFCPNGYTISWVDGQAIS, from the coding sequence ATGAAGAACAGAGGGAAAAACATTGGCCTGCTGTTGACGGGTATGGCAGCGGGAGCAGCCCTGTGCGGCGGCGCCTATGCCGCGGGAATCGTGGCCCAGCCCACTTGGCAGCCCATCTTCGTAGATGGACAGCAGGTGGAGATGGAGGCGTATAACATCAACGGCAACAACTATGTCAAGCTCCGGGACATCGGAAAGGAGGTGGGCTTCAACGTCTATTGGCAGAACGGAGTTCAGGTAGATAGCGATGCGGACTATACAGGTGAACCTCCGACATCCCCAGAGCCGGCTGCACCTGATGCTGCATCCGCGAACACGAAGGATCTGGATACGGTGAAACAGGAAATTGTGGACCTCACCAATGTTCTTCGGAAGGAACATGGCTTGGATGCATTGGGAACCGACGACCTCCTGATGCAGGCTGCACAGGTTCGTGCAGAGGAAATGGCTGCTACAGGATGCTATTCTCATGTGAGACCAGACGGAACGAAATACTACACTGTGACAGACTGCAGTCAGACCACGGAGAACATTCACCGGATCAATCAGGAATGGTTGACAGCCATTGGAAAAACGCTTGCGGAAGCGGCAGTGGATGATTGGGCTGCCTCGCAGGGGCACCTGGATCACATGCTGAGCGATACGGTATATATGGTGGGGGTCGGAATTGCCGAGGGAACAAATGCCGCAGGAGAGCCGTGCTGGTATTGTGTGCAGGAATTCTGCCCCAATGGCTATACAATCTCCTGGGTGGATGGACAGGCCATCTCCTGA
- a CDS encoding class D sortase, with amino-acid sequence MKKVWSVLLTVCLMAGMTIQAGALEYTIDAPGDPDYGKPTSIEPVITADGGAAVNEDRSKNAAVIPPTFGSPSAYTPNTGTYLTPNLAPGSMAATGAVINGGSAVIVTPGTPVTSSPSSGSSSSSGTVGYTEVTKDLYYSGGYLATLKIPALDLSVKVYQGTDSATLRKGVGHFEETSIWSGNTALAAHNRGVNDYFGEIHTLDIGDKIQYTTKLGTRTYRVTSVEKVSETDRSSLTPTTENCLTLYTCVRNQSAYRWCVRAVEV; translated from the coding sequence ATGAAAAAAGTATGGAGCGTCTTGCTCACTGTCTGCCTGATGGCAGGCATGACCATCCAGGCCGGCGCCCTGGAATACACTATCGACGCCCCCGGCGACCCTGACTATGGAAAGCCCACGTCCATTGAACCTGTGATCACGGCAGATGGAGGCGCCGCGGTCAATGAAGACCGCAGCAAGAATGCGGCGGTGATTCCACCCACGTTCGGCAGCCCCAGCGCCTATACCCCCAACACCGGCACGTACCTGACGCCCAATCTGGCTCCCGGCAGTATGGCAGCCACCGGTGCCGTCATCAACGGGGGATCTGCGGTGATTGTCACACCTGGGACTCCCGTCACCAGTTCGCCCTCCTCCGGCAGCTCTTCGTCCTCCGGCACCGTCGGCTATACCGAGGTGACGAAAGATCTCTATTATTCCGGTGGGTATCTCGCAACACTGAAGATCCCTGCCCTTGATCTCTCGGTAAAGGTCTATCAGGGAACAGACAGCGCTACGCTCCGCAAGGGTGTTGGACACTTCGAGGAAACTTCTATTTGGAGCGGAAATACGGCGCTGGCAGCACATAACCGAGGCGTCAATGACTATTTTGGAGAGATTCATACACTGGACATCGGGGACAAGATCCAGTACACCACAAAGCTGGGCACCCGAACCTATCGGGTGACTTCTGTGGAGAAGGTCTCTGAAACGGATCGGAGCAGCCTCACGCCGACCACGGAAAACTGCCTGACCCTCTATACCTGCGTCCGGAATCAAAGTGCATATCGCTGGTGTGTCCGGGCGGTGGAAGTGTGA
- a CDS encoding cell wall anchor protein → MKKLFTICAAVLCLTAALTPAAMAAETPEVQVCYPTSVTQSEDGSEIRKIYDLSPEDDPLGISRSDFEQDGYHYTLTDLLKQELPEHEERQHTETVSLQSDKKDMESVLALLPQEKEFVTEDGMIGTLELQLSTVQVEVSGYGSSTKKVTATRSYPNLVNQDTANIPKTITDNGRTLTLETLQWQTDNTASLDGYALGDRFTAVATYTGSATSSYVKGYTVTADYTGTVSRIALDRVRYVAIFEGAPIQPLAGTEDSGVGQFNWGAVLLPFGIVAAVGVGIGAAVFFRRRSEAVEVENEEQSQ, encoded by the coding sequence ATGAAGAAATTGTTTACCATTTGTGCCGCGGTACTGTGTCTGACTGCCGCATTGACTCCGGCGGCCATGGCCGCCGAAACCCCGGAGGTCCAGGTGTGCTACCCTACATCGGTGACCCAGAGCGAGGATGGCAGTGAGATTCGAAAGATCTATGACCTGTCGCCGGAGGATGATCCCTTGGGAATTTCCCGCTCGGATTTTGAGCAGGACGGGTATCACTACACGCTGACAGATTTGCTCAAGCAGGAGCTCCCGGAGCATGAGGAACGCCAGCACACAGAGACGGTCTCGCTCCAGAGCGACAAAAAGGATATGGAATCCGTGCTGGCCCTGTTGCCCCAGGAAAAGGAGTTTGTGACAGAGGACGGTATGATCGGGACTCTGGAACTCCAGCTCAGTACGGTGCAGGTTGAAGTATCCGGATACGGCAGTTCCACCAAGAAAGTGACCGCCACCCGGTCTTATCCCAATCTGGTGAATCAGGATACCGCCAATATCCCTAAGACCATCACGGACAATGGCCGCACGCTGACGCTGGAGACCCTTCAGTGGCAGACAGACAACACCGCTTCTCTGGATGGATATGCCCTGGGTGACCGATTCACTGCGGTAGCTACTTATACCGGAAGTGCTACCAGCAGTTACGTGAAGGGGTATACGGTGACCGCGGACTACACCGGGACCGTCTCCCGCATTGCATTGGACCGAGTTCGGTATGTGGCCATCTTCGAGGGCGCTCCCATCCAGCCGCTGGCAGGAACTGAAGACAGCGGCGTAGGTCAGTTCAACTGGGGTGCTGTGCTGCTTCCGTTTGGGATCGTGGCGGCTGTCGGCGTAGGGATCGGTGCGGCGGTCTTCTTCCGTCGGCGCAGTGAAGCGGTGGAGGTCGAGAATGAAGAGCAGTCCCAGTAA
- a CDS encoding SpoVG family protein produces the protein MSRSPQKEAAPSYEQLPVQIHVKIYPAKKKGGPLAFASVNLNGCFAVQGIKILDSKNGPFVSMPSRKVGTKYMDYCFPCTSDFKRTFDEAVLEAYRLEMHRTQKQQNGPTMGGMNMKG, from the coding sequence ATGAGTCGGAGTCCCCAAAAAGAAGCAGCTCCCAGTTACGAGCAGCTCCCTGTGCAGATCCACGTAAAGATCTACCCCGCCAAGAAGAAGGGCGGACCCTTGGCCTTCGCGTCAGTCAATCTGAACGGATGCTTTGCGGTGCAGGGGATCAAGATCCTGGACAGCAAGAACGGTCCCTTTGTTTCCATGCCCAGCCGAAAGGTTGGTACGAAATACATGGATTACTGTTTCCCCTGCACCTCAGACTTCAAGCGTACATTTGATGAAGCGGTCCTGGAAGCCTACCGCCTGGAGATGCACCGGACCCAGAAGCAGCAGAACGGCCCGACGATGGGCGGAATGAATATGAAGGGGTGA
- a CDS encoding DUF3849 domain-containing protein: MKNETYLYRGSLADAQQFDQVSLWRASYQANVACKAAIEASIRKGFDGMYLKEGCVQDVLEEYGFKRVGRVLANTVREKLWDGRFSQTNKEWARCQMIPPDPEHNCDFIVGSHPAVLDGFLNEVRAEFQKLNLFGPEHCHPDSYAELDYTGKVLVLSADTLKEAYWSQENQLWYAHDGFGCQPHAIGRSIRCTCLGDGEETRWNRTDFTGVLKDEFLPDWASEKLKELTGQKNLGLRETIETSGREQYPSKGPTLPDHPTMK; encoded by the coding sequence ATGAAGAATGAAACATATCTCTACAGAGGGAGTCTGGCGGATGCCCAGCAGTTTGATCAGGTATCCCTCTGGCGGGCCAGTTACCAGGCAAATGTCGCCTGTAAAGCGGCCATAGAGGCAAGTATTCGCAAGGGCTTTGATGGAATGTACCTGAAGGAAGGCTGCGTTCAGGATGTCCTGGAGGAATACGGCTTCAAGCGAGTTGGCCGGGTGCTGGCCAATACCGTTCGGGAGAAACTGTGGGACGGCCGGTTCAGCCAGACCAACAAGGAGTGGGCGCGCTGCCAGATGATCCCGCCTGATCCTGAACATAACTGTGATTTCATCGTAGGAAGCCATCCGGCAGTGCTGGATGGCTTTTTGAATGAAGTCCGTGCAGAGTTTCAGAAGCTGAACCTTTTCGGGCCGGAGCACTGCCACCCTGATTCCTACGCAGAATTGGACTACACGGGAAAGGTGCTGGTCCTCAGCGCCGATACCTTAAAAGAAGCCTATTGGTCGCAGGAAAATCAGCTCTGGTATGCCCATGACGGATTTGGCTGCCAGCCCCATGCCATTGGCCGGTCTATCCGCTGTACCTGTCTTGGAGACGGAGAGGAAACACGCTGGAACCGTACGGATTTTACTGGCGTTCTCAAGGATGAGTTCCTGCCGGACTGGGCCTCCGAAAAGCTGAAAGAGCTTACTGGGCAGAAAAATCTGGGCTTACGGGAAACGATAGAGACCTCTGGCAGGGAACAGTATCCCTCCAAAGGGCCTACGCTTCCTGATCACCCAACCATGAAATGA
- a CDS encoding DNA adenine methylase: MVGTMAKPPFPWVGSKRKLLQFIFQLLPSDIQNYIEPFGGSGAVILEMRASSKRRDVYNDLNRNLTNFFVCLRDKTNALLRELKFLPIQSRWLFEVYKLFLAHEEIHWKVYEKNIREEIQILEDRTCFTEEQAEELRPIYDQKLENFDVERAAMFYKCIRGSYSATVSSFGSKALRLFNFLYLLKPAAKRLEDVVIENKNAITLIKDEKRPGTFFYCDPPYFEAENLYEVKMNKRFHVRLWMALSSSDGRFLLSYNDCPFIRQLYKNYYILAVTRNNPLKHQADATYEELFITNYDPAPYLNVQLSCFERITRSKGELVLIHTPVNQKAA; this comes from the coding sequence ATGGTGGGCACGATGGCTAAGCCCCCTTTTCCGTGGGTTGGAAGTAAAAGGAAATTGCTGCAATTCATCTTCCAACTGCTTCCCTCAGACATACAAAATTATATTGAACCATTTGGCGGAAGCGGTGCGGTCATTCTGGAAATGCGTGCCAGTTCAAAGAGGAGAGATGTTTACAACGACCTCAACCGTAACCTGACGAACTTTTTTGTGTGCCTGCGGGATAAAACCAATGCCCTTCTGCGGGAACTCAAGTTTCTCCCAATCCAGTCCAGATGGCTGTTCGAAGTGTACAAGCTCTTCCTGGCACATGAAGAAATCCACTGGAAGGTCTATGAAAAGAACATCCGGGAGGAAATTCAAATACTGGAAGACCGGACATGCTTTACAGAAGAACAGGCGGAGGAGCTGCGCCCGATTTACGATCAGAAGCTGGAAAACTTCGATGTGGAACGTGCAGCGATGTTTTATAAATGCATTCGTGGCAGCTACAGCGCAACCGTCTCCTCTTTTGGATCAAAAGCACTGCGGCTCTTCAATTTCCTGTATCTTCTCAAACCGGCGGCAAAGCGCCTGGAAGATGTCGTGATCGAGAATAAGAATGCCATTACTCTGATCAAGGACGAGAAGCGACCTGGAACATTCTTTTATTGTGACCCACCGTATTTTGAAGCTGAGAACCTGTATGAGGTCAAAATGAACAAGCGTTTCCATGTTCGGCTCTGGATGGCATTGAGCAGTAGCGATGGACGATTTCTGCTCTCTTACAACGATTGTCCGTTCATCCGCCAGCTCTACAAAAACTATTATATTCTGGCTGTGACCCGGAACAATCCGCTTAAACATCAGGCCGATGCCACCTATGAAGAACTGTTTATCACAAATTATGATCCAGCGCCATATCTCAATGTCCAATTGAGTTGTTTTGAGCGAATAACCAGATCGAAGGGTGAATTGGTCCTGATCCATACTCCGGTAAACCAAAAAGCGGCATAG
- a CDS encoding DUF4313 domain-containing protein — protein sequence MPTFQITDCFGEQVTLQPRLGLYSVTDFTGQEMPGLAIILDRLGSTPEETEQYAVLTTSFGEFIGAKDCAYIDTNNCYFAPQLLEQGFAENTGLTKSSGFCQYPLWHFKEDFLREIGGEVYEQYANCFQSYMHTGPFGGPEPVEEPMNQMGGMKMK from the coding sequence ATGCCTACATTCCAAATTACGGATTGCTTTGGAGAACAGGTCACCTTGCAGCCCCGGTTGGGACTGTATTCCGTCACGGATTTTACGGGACAGGAAATGCCGGGACTGGCCATCATCCTGGACCGGCTGGGCAGTACGCCTGAGGAGACGGAGCAGTATGCCGTGCTGACGACCTCCTTCGGAGAGTTCATCGGCGCCAAAGACTGCGCGTACATTGACACCAATAACTGCTATTTTGCCCCGCAGCTTCTGGAGCAGGGCTTTGCTGAGAATACTGGGCTGACAAAAAGCAGTGGATTTTGCCAATACCCACTGTGGCACTTCAAGGAGGATTTCCTCCGAGAGATTGGCGGCGAAGTCTATGAGCAGTATGCCAACTGTTTTCAATCCTATATGCATACGGGTCCGTTTGGGGGGCCTGAACCTGTGGAAGAACCGATGAATCAGATGGGAGGGATGAAGATGAAGTAA
- a CDS encoding DUF4314 domain-containing protein encodes MIQREWLTFLREQYPAGCRVRLSEMKDDPMPIQPGSMGTLDCIDDAGQFHVRWDDGRGLALIIGVDRFQVMPPETQTVKFYMPLTAEFFGYDDWGDREEYGSDLNGRDLRGYEAEIRTALVGNRMPEETDRGMMHWYDKQDRVNDKVQSAIFDVENRDGQLWGIAECKVVGTLTPEEKETLADFITGQASDGWGEGFEQREIEVDDGVLNVHLWNNGNWTILTEEEKFSPDSLTQLPDMCWSVLPGEGTLICIKKGEHGYFPSKWSSGDRAQNRHLADYNNRRRGITPAQEQAMLAGSMHGWDIPMADPVVQERILGAKNSLEMKGP; translated from the coding sequence ATGATTCAAAGAGAATGGCTTACATTCCTGCGGGAGCAGTATCCCGCCGGATGCCGGGTACGGCTCAGTGAAATGAAGGACGATCCGATGCCCATCCAACCTGGGAGTATGGGTACATTGGACTGTATTGACGATGCCGGCCAGTTCCATGTCCGTTGGGACGACGGCAGGGGGTTGGCTCTGATCATTGGCGTAGACCGATTCCAAGTCATGCCTCCGGAGACCCAGACAGTCAAATTCTATATGCCGCTGACGGCGGAGTTCTTCGGCTATGACGACTGGGGCGACCGCGAGGAATATGGGTCTGACCTGAACGGCAGAGATCTGCGGGGCTATGAGGCCGAGATTCGAACAGCCTTAGTGGGCAATCGAATGCCGGAGGAGACAGACCGCGGGATGATGCACTGGTATGACAAACAGGACAGAGTCAACGATAAGGTCCAGTCTGCGATCTTCGATGTGGAAAATCGGGATGGTCAGCTCTGGGGTATTGCAGAGTGCAAAGTGGTTGGGACGCTGACACCGGAGGAAAAAGAAACTCTGGCGGATTTCATCACCGGACAGGCATCCGACGGCTGGGGAGAGGGCTTTGAGCAAAGAGAGATCGAGGTGGACGACGGTGTCCTGAATGTGCATCTCTGGAACAACGGAAATTGGACCATCCTGACAGAGGAAGAAAAATTCTCTCCCGACTCCCTCACCCAGCTCCCTGATATGTGCTGGTCTGTCCTGCCGGGGGAAGGGACGCTAATCTGTATCAAGAAGGGCGAACACGGGTACTTCCCCAGCAAATGGTCCTCCGGTGACAGGGCCCAGAACCGTCATTTGGCGGACTATAACAACCGGCGACGGGGCATTACCCCGGCTCAGGAGCAGGCAATGCTTGCAGGAAGCATGCACGGCTGGGATATTCCCATGGCTGATCCTGTGGTCCAGGAGCGAATCTTGGGCGCAAAGAACAGCCTGGAAATGAAGGGGCCGTGA